The window TTTCCCAGGATAGGGATGATTATCTGCATTATCTAAAAACCGCCATGCTTACCGAAGCCGGAGAGGGGAGCTGTGTTTTTATTGGCCGGGGCGCCACGGCGGTTTTTAAGCGTATTCCCGGGGTTCTTTCGGTGTTCCTGGTTGCCCCTATGGATATACGCTGTGAACGGGTAAAAAGCTATTTTCATTGTGACGATAAGCGGGCCCGGCAGATTATTGACCAGAGCGATCACGACCGGATTGGGTTCCATCGGTACTTCTTCGATATCGACTGGGAGGATCCTTCGAACTACCACATTACCCTGAACACGGGTAACCTGCACCCGGCCCTGGCGGCCGGGATCATCAAAGAACTGCGGGATCGGGCGCTTGCTTCCGATACGGAATCCCAAAGTGTAGCCCGGCTCAAAGAAATGACCCTTGGGCAGCAGATTATCCACCACGTTTTGTATGAAAAGGAACTGCCCATCCATTTCCTGGAAGCGGTGGTTTCCGGCGGGAATGTGGTCCTTTACGGGGTCGCGAATTCCCAGACCCTTGTGGAAGCCGCAGTTTCCGCTGCTAAGGAATTCGCCGGGGTTGCGGGAGTTCAGACGGAGATCCAGGTAGTTCAAGAATACAGCGTAATGCCCTAATTTTTTTTAAAAGATCTAAAGCAAAATGTACGGGAGCCCCCTAATACGGTTAGGAGGCTCTTATGTTACGGTTGTTTCTTTGTATACTCCCGGCGCTGATTATCGGGGGTTGTAGTTTGTCGGCGGGGGTGGAGGACCATGGTTCGCCCCAGGGAAGTTTACGGATAGTCACCTGGAATGTGCAGGCCCTTTTTGACGGGAGTCAAACCGGGACCGAGTATAGTGAATATCTTAATGAGGCCGGCTGGGCGGAGGATAAATTTTCCGCCCGGGTAAACGCCATTGCCCAGGCCATAGGCCGGATAGCCGACGGGGTTCCGGACATCATAGCCCTGGAGGAGATTGAAAACTCCCCGTGTTTGGAGGCTATCGCCCAAAGCGATCTTTCAAAGTACGGCTATGGGTATACCTTTTTTTCCAAGAACAAGGGAGCGTCCCTGGGAATTGGGGTATTAAGCCGTATCCCCTTTACGGAGACCCGGGTCCATGGCATGGTCTGGGACCAGGAGACCGCCCCGAGACCGGTATTGGAACTCTGGCTGAGGCCGGAGGATACTCCTCTGGTCCTCTTTGTCTGCCACTGGAAATCCAAGCTTGGCGGGGACGACAACACCGAAACCCTGCGCCGGGCTTCTGCCCGGGTTATCCTTAGGAGGATCCGGGAGATACGGGCGGAGTACCCTAATGTACCCGCCGTAATCATGGGGGACCTGAACGAAAACTACGATGAGTTTTACCGCCGGGACAGAAAGATACTCAGCGCCCTGCTGCCGGATGATCCGGATGCTGCGGATTTCATCCGTGCGGATTTCATCCCTGCAGATTACATCGGTACAGGAACGGGGAATGGGGAAAATTTTTTAATTCTGAGCAGTGAAAAACCACCGGCGGCATCCTACGTTGATTCGTCCATACCGGCCTTCTATTCACCCTGGGGACAGGAATTGCAGAAGGGTTCTTATTATTATAAGAACGACTGGGAAACTATCGATCATTTCCTGCTATCGGAACAGTTCTTTGATCGGGCGGGATGGGACTTTAGTTCCTGCCGGGTTCTGGATCAGGAGCCCTTTGTTAACGCCAAGGGAATCCCCGATACCTATAGCCCCCGTACCGGCCAGGGCTTGAGCGATCATCTCCCCCTGATGCTGGTGCTGACTAATTATTGACAGGTCAAGTATTGACCTCTATCATGAGTCGTGCGTAATAAATTGACCAACGAGCTGGCGGTCTGCGGGTTGAACGCCGTGAAAGCCCTGGGGGAGACCCATCCTGAACGGATCAACCGGTTCTTCCTCCGGGAAGACCGGCTGCCCTTGTTTACCAAGCTCTGCAAAAACCTGGCTGAATGGAAGCGGCCCTACAAGATCTGCGACGATGAAGAGCTGGAACGGGTTTGCAAGAGTAACCGCCACCAGGGTGTGGCGGCCATGATTGACGAGCCCCTGGTGGAGGGCCTTAGTCAGGAGGATCTTGATACCTGGGCCCGGGAAGGGAAGACGGGGCTTCTCCTCTCTGCCGTGGGCAACGACCACAACCTGGGAGCCATAGTCCGTTCCGCAGCTTTTTTCGATGTGTCCTACGTGGTGCTCTCCGACGCCGATGAGGCTGCCCAGCTTACCACCAGCGCCTACCGGGTTGCGGAAGGCGGTATGGAACATGTGGAGTTCCGGAAACTGAAAAATACACCAGGCTTCCTGAAAAGCGCCGCTAAATCGCTGCTTATTATCGGGGCGGACCATAGGGCGCGGCTTCGGATACGGGACCTGAAGGCCGTTGTTGGGGAGCATGGTGTCGGGCGTCCCGGGATTGCTCTGGTGATGGGTAATGAGGAAACCGGCCTTTCCCCGGAGATAAAGGAACACTGTACCAGCCTGGTGCGTATCCCCGGAAGCGGCGTCATGGAAAGTCTCAATGTGGCCCAGGCGGCAACCCTTTTCCTCCACGAAATCTATGAGCTCTGAACAAGATTCTGAACTAGCAACCTTTTTGCGGCTCCTTCGGGGCTTGCCGGGGGAACTCGCCCTGAAAATGCCGGTCCTACGGGATATCGCGGATCTGAGCGGAAACGGCGGCAGGAAAGATGGGGCTGCCGCAGATCCGGGAATAATCAGGCGGCGGCTTGACCGGCGATACGCCCGTATCGGTGTGGTCTACGGGGAACTGAGCAAACTGGATTTTAAGAAGGCAAAGCCCGGGACCGGTCTTGAGGATCTGGTCTTTGCACAGACCGATTTTGCGGTTTACCAAAAAATCAGCAGAGAAGATTTTAACATCTTCTTTGACGAAGGGCTGGATGACTTTGAGGATTCCTTCTATAAAAACAGTTTTACCATGGATCGCGCTGCGGTGCGGAAAGCTATTTTCCATTGGTATAAGCCGGAGGGGGAACACTATTCCTGTGCTGCAAACAGCGCGGAGAACCCCCTGCTCCTGGGGATCATGCGTACCCTGCATACCGCCCTGAATTTTGTCCCCCTGATACAAACGGAGGAGACCCTGAAGGAATGTGAGATCCTGATGCGTTTAGCCTTGGGGGAGGATGCCCTTGCGGGGCTGACCAAAAATTTCTCCGCCCTCTATTTTGGGCTGCTCCGCAGTCTCGACAAGGTTACGGTGATCCACCCGGACGGCATGAACACCGCCCTGTCCTTTCATACGGGCGAAACTCCGCCTGCGCTGTACGGAACATTTCACCCCTCCAACAAAGCCCACACTATTCGGCTGACTTAGGACCAGTAGGTCCTACCGGTCCTTAGATGGGGATGCTGAACTCGTTGGTAAAGAGGGTATCGCTCTGGAAATTGTTTATCATAAGCACCGGTTGATGGGTCGCGTCCAGGGTATCCCGCCAGAGGGCGCCCTCGGGGTCCACATGGCTGCGATGGGAAATTACCACCTTGGTAGGGAGGTGCACAAATTCATTGTTCACCAGACCGATGATGAGCTTCGTTTTTCCCGCCATGGCCGCATGGGCCGCAGCATTACCGAGCCGTTCGCAGTAAATCGAGTCGCTGGGCGCGGCAGGAGCGGAACGGATCATATAACTGGGATCGATGTACTTTAGGTTGGTCTCAATTTTTTTGTCATCAAAGTACTTTTGGATCCGGTCCCGCATATAGGTACCCACGTCGACCATCTTAACATTGCCGCCGGCATCGGTTTTTACTTCTTTTATCAGCTGATCCTGCAGGGCCCCTTCGGCAACAAT is drawn from Treponema primitia ZAS-1 and contains these coding sequences:
- a CDS encoding cytidylate kinase family protein, yielding MAIITISRQLASLGDETANELAKLLDYRFVDKLSLEERIKSYGVEGRKLEKYDERKPSFFASLSQDRDDYLHYLKTAMLTEAGEGSCVFIGRGATAVFKRIPGVLSVFLVAPMDIRCERVKSYFHCDDKRARQIIDQSDHDRIGFHRYFFDIDWEDPSNYHITLNTGNLHPALAAGIIKELRDRALASDTESQSVARLKEMTLGQQIIHHVLYEKELPIHFLEAVVSGGNVVLYGVANSQTLVEAAVSAAKEFAGVAGVQTEIQVVQEYSVMP
- a CDS encoding endonuclease/exonuclease/phosphatase family protein; protein product: MLRLFLCILPALIIGGCSLSAGVEDHGSPQGSLRIVTWNVQALFDGSQTGTEYSEYLNEAGWAEDKFSARVNAIAQAIGRIADGVPDIIALEEIENSPCLEAIAQSDLSKYGYGYTFFSKNKGASLGIGVLSRIPFTETRVHGMVWDQETAPRPVLELWLRPEDTPLVLFVCHWKSKLGGDDNTETLRRASARVILRRIREIRAEYPNVPAVIMGDLNENYDEFYRRDRKILSALLPDDPDAADFIRADFIPADYIGTGTGNGENFLILSSEKPPAASYVDSSIPAFYSPWGQELQKGSYYYKNDWETIDHFLLSEQFFDRAGWDFSSCRVLDQEPFVNAKGIPDTYSPRTGQGLSDHLPLMLVLTNY
- a CDS encoding TrmH family RNA methyltransferase, coding for MRNKLTNELAVCGLNAVKALGETHPERINRFFLREDRLPLFTKLCKNLAEWKRPYKICDDEELERVCKSNRHQGVAAMIDEPLVEGLSQEDLDTWAREGKTGLLLSAVGNDHNLGAIVRSAAFFDVSYVVLSDADEAAQLTTSAYRVAEGGMEHVEFRKLKNTPGFLKSAAKSLLIIGADHRARLRIRDLKAVVGEHGVGRPGIALVMGNEETGLSPEIKEHCTSLVRIPGSGVMESLNVAQAATLFLHEIYEL